In Pseudohongiella acticola, the sequence TTGCTGTGTTTTCCATATCGTCTTTATTATCCACTGATAACCCGGTCTACCTGGATGAATTACCGTAACAAATGCGTTTTATTCGGACCTATTACGCGGCAGTTTGCGACGCGGATCACAAAACAGCAAAGAAACAGACATAAATGTTGCATGTCGGTTCAGGCTGATCCAGCCAATTCACCGGCGCGTATCAACACTCACTATCAGAGGCGCCTTCTGCGCATGACGACAGACAGAAAGAGACCCAACCATGGCTAGTGAAATGAGTTCCGTCAGTGCAAACCTGCGGATGGCACTGATCAATGACTTCAAGGACTTCTACCGCAGCCCGGGCATCGCCGGTCTTGAAGACATTGATCGGATCTATACCCAGGACGTTGAGTTTCACGATCCGGTACACACGGTCAATGGCCGCCTGGCGCTGAAAAACTATCTGCGCGGCCAGTACCAGAGTGCCCGTGGCATGAGTTTCACCTATCAGGACGAACAGATTTCGGATCACACGGCCACGATTACCTGGGTGATGCGCTTCAGTCACGGGCGCCTCAACAAAGGCAAGCCCATTGACGTCAAAGGCATGACGCTGATTCACTTTACCGACCGGGTATATTACCACGAAGACTTTTACGATCTGGGTGCCATGCTCTATCGCCACATTCCGGTGCTGGGTTCGCTGGTCCGGTTCATCAACAGACGACTGGCAGCCTGAGCCCGGAGCAGCTTGAGCCAAGAGCAGCTTGAGCCAAAAGCAGCATCGCCGGCGCAGTGCAGCACAGGCAGCGCGAGGCAGGCGACAGCACAACACATGACAGGGAGAAGCACTATGCAGATATGGATAACCGGGGCCGGCTCGGGCATCGGCAAATCACTGGCACTGGGCTACGCTGCCGGCGGCCACACTGTCATCATCAGCGGTCGCACGCTGGATAAACTGGAAGCTGTGCGCGATGAAGCTGACAAGCTGAGCGGACAGATCATTCCGATGACCTTTGACGTTACCGACGATGACACCACGGACAGCAGCCAACAACTGGCCGCATTGGCGCCGCATCTGGATCTGGTCATCATGAACGCCGGTGCCTGCGAGTACATAAAAGGACAGACACTGGACCCGGCCATGTTCAGACGGGTCATGGACGCCAACTTCTTTGGCATGATCAACACCACCAATGCAGCGTTACCGCTGTTGCGCCAGGCACCCTCCCGGCCCTTGCTGGCCGGCGTCTGCAGCCTGGCCGGGTTTATCGGGTTTCCGCGCGCGGAAGCATACGCTGCCTCCAAGGCGGCCAGCCGCTACCTGATGCATTCGCTGCGCATCGATTTCAGCGACTTTGTTGACGTCTGCGCCATCAACCCGGGCTTTGTTAAAACCCCGATGACCGAGCAGAACGACTTTCCGATGCCCTTCCTGATGGACGCCGAAGAGGCGGCTGAGCGGATCCGCAAGGGCCTGCAAAAACGCCCGCGCGAGCTCAACTTCCCGCGTCGGCTAACCTTTGTGCTGCGGCTGGCGCAGTTTTCCGGCGGGCTCTGGTATGCTCTGATGTCCCGACAACGCCAGCAACAACTGCGGAAAACCTCAGCATGAGCAAACGCTTTCCCGCCGAGCACAGCGCCATCTATACCGGCACTGTACGGCACCGCCGGCTGGGCCGGGTGCTGCATCATTTCCGTTACCGGGTCTTCATGATGTACCTGGACCTGGATGAATTACAGGATGTGGTATCGCGCAGTCCTCTGTGGTCGGCCTCGGGTCCGGCGCTGGCATGGTTCCGGCGTCGCGACTACCTGGACCCGGAAACACCGTCACTCGACGAGGCAGTGCGCCAGCGTGTGTTTG encodes:
- a CDS encoding SDR family NAD(P)-dependent oxidoreductase, whose translation is MQIWITGAGSGIGKSLALGYAAGGHTVIISGRTLDKLEAVRDEADKLSGQIIPMTFDVTDDDTTDSSQQLAALAPHLDLVIMNAGACEYIKGQTLDPAMFRRVMDANFFGMINTTNAALPLLRQAPSRPLLAGVCSLAGFIGFPRAEAYAASKAASRYLMHSLRIDFSDFVDVCAINPGFVKTPMTEQNDFPMPFLMDAEEAAERIRKGLQKRPRELNFPRRLTFVLRLAQFSGGLWYALMSRQRQQQLRKTSA
- a CDS encoding nuclear transport factor 2 family protein, translated to MASEMSSVSANLRMALINDFKDFYRSPGIAGLEDIDRIYTQDVEFHDPVHTVNGRLALKNYLRGQYQSARGMSFTYQDEQISDHTATITWVMRFSHGRLNKGKPIDVKGMTLIHFTDRVYYHEDFYDLGAMLYRHIPVLGSLVRFINRRLAA